A region from the Lemur catta isolate mLemCat1 chromosome 7, mLemCat1.pri, whole genome shotgun sequence genome encodes:
- the SRPRA gene encoding signal recognition particle receptor subunit alpha, which translates to MLDFFTIFSKGGLVLWCFQGVSDSCTGPVNALIRSVLLQERGGNNSFTHEALTLKYKLDNQFELVFVVGFQKILTLTYVDKLIDDVHRLFRDKYRTEIQQQSALSLLNGTFDFQNDFLRLLREAEESSKIRAPTTMKKFEDSDKAKKPVRSMIETRGEKPKEKAKNSKKKGAKKEGYDGSLATSKAVPAEKSGLPAGPENGVELSKEELIRRKREEFIQKHGRGVEKSSKSTKSDAPKEKGKKAPRVWELGGCANKEVLDYSTPTTNGAPETALSEDINLIRGTGPRGQLQDLDCSSSDDEGAAPNSTKPSATKGTLGGMFGMLKGLVGSKSLSREDMESVLDKMRDHLIAKNVAADIAIQLCDSVANKLEGKVMGTFSTVTSTVKQALQESLVQILQPQRRVDMLRDIMDAQRRQRPYVVTFCGVNGVGKSTNLAKISFWLLENGFSVLIAACDTFRAGAVEQLRTHTRRLSALHPPENHGGRTMVQLFEKGYGKDAAGIAMEAIAFARNQGFDVVLVDTAGRMQDNAPLMTALAKLITVNTPDLVLFVGEALVGNEAVDQLVKFNRALADHSMAQTPRLIDGIVLTKFDTIDDKVGAAISMTYITSKPIVFVGTGQTYCDLRSLNAKAVVAALMKA; encoded by the exons ATGCTCGACTTCTTCACCATCTTCTCCAAGGGTGGGCTCGTGCTCTGGTGCTTCCAGGGCGTGAGCGACTCCTGCACCGGGCCCGTCAACGCGCTGATTCGTTCGGTGCTGCTGCAG GAGCGGGGAGGTAACAACTCCTTCACCCATGAGGCACTCACACTCAAGTATAAACTGGACAACCAGTTTGAGCTGGTGTTTGTG GTTGGTTTTCAGAAGATCCTAACACTGACGTATGTGGACAAATTGATAGATGACGTGCACCGGCTGTTTCGGGACAAGTACCGCACAGAGATCCAACAACAAAGTGCTTTAAGTCTATTGAATGGCACTTTTGATTTCCAAAATGACTTTTTGCGGCTCCTTCG tGAAGCAGAGGAGAGCAGTAAGATCCGCGCTCCCACTACCATGAAGAAATTTGAAGATTCTGATAAGGCCAAGAAACCTGTGAGGTCCATGATTGAGACACGGGGTGAAAAGCccaaggaaaaagcaaagaacagCAAAAAAAAGGGGGCCAAGAAGGAAG GTTATGATGGCTCTTTGGCTACCAGCAAAGCAGTCCCTGCAGAAAAGTCCGGTCTCCCAGCAGGGCCTGAGAATGGAGTAGAACTTTCCAAAGAGGAACTGATACGCAGGAAGCGAGAAGAGTTCATTCAGAAGCATGGGAGGGGTGTGGAGAAGTCCAG CAAGTCCACGAAGTCAGATGCTCCAAAGGAGAAGGGCAAAAAAGCACCCCGGGTGTGGGAACTGGGTGGCTGTGCTAACAAGGAAGTCCTGGATTACAGTACTCCGACCACCAATGGAGCCCCTGAGACTGCCTTATCTGAGGATATCAACTTG ATTCGAGGGACTGGGCCCCGGGGGCAGCTTCAGGATCTGGACTGCAGCAGCTCAGATGATGAAGGGGCTGCtccaaattctaccaaacctaG TGCTACCAAGGGGACGCTGGGTGGCATGTTTGGGATGCTGAAGGGCCTTGTGGGGTCCAAGAGCTTGAGTCGTGAAGACATGGAATCTGTGCTGGACAAGATGCGTGATCATCTCATTG CTAAGAACGTGGCTGCAGACATTGCCATCCAGCTCTGTGACTCTGTTGCCAACAAGTTGGAAGGGAAGGTGATGGGGACATTCAGCA CGGTGACTTCCACAGTAAAGCAAGCTCTGCAGGAGTCCCTGGTGCAGATTCTGCAGCCACAGCGTCGTGTGGACATGCTCCGGGACATCATGGATGCCCAGCGTCGCCAGCGCCCTTACGTCGTCACCTTCTGTGGTGTCAATGGAGTGGGGAAGTCCACTAATCTCGCCAAG ATTTCCTTCTGGCTGTTAGAGAATGGCTTCAGTGTCCTCATTGCCGCCTGTGACACATTTCGTGCCGGGGCAGTGGAGCAGCTGCGTACACACACCAGGCGTTTGAGTGCCCTACACCCCCCAGAGAACCATGGTGGCCGTACTATGGTGCAGCTGTTCGAGAAGGGCTATGGCAAGGATGCTGCTGGCATTGCCATGGAAGCCATTGCCTTTG caCGTAACCAGGGCTTTGATGTGGTGCTGGTGGACACGGCAGGCCGCATGCAAGACAATGCTCCCCTGATGACTGCCCTGGCCAAACTCATCACTGTCAATACACCCGACTTGGTGCTGTTTGTGGGAGAGGCCTTAGTAGGCAATGAAGCTGTGGACCAGCTG GTCAAGTTCAATAGAGCCTTGGCCGACCACTCTATGGCTCAAACACCTCGGCTCATTGATGGCATTGTCCTTACCAAATTTGATACCATTGATGACAAG GTGGGAGCTGCTATTTCTATGACGTATATCACGAGCAAACCCATCGTCTTTGTGGGCACTGGCCAGACCTACTGTGACCTACGCAGTCTCAATGCCAAGGCTGTGGTGGCTGCCCTCATGAAGGCTTAA
- the FOXRED1 gene encoding FAD-dependent oxidoreductase domain-containing protein 1, which yields MLPRVLRLGWRRGLVTRGLSARREGSTLGKDWDGKVSEIKKKIQSILPGGAWNPLYDTSHLPPEHSDVVIVGGGVLGLSVAYWLKKLEKRRGAIRVLVVERDHTYLQASTALSIGGIRQQFSLPENIQLSLFSASFLRNINEYLAVVDAPPLDLQFNPLGYLLLASEKGAATMESNVKVQRQEGAKVCLMSPEQLQNKFPWINTEGVALASYGMENEGWFDPWCLLQGLRRKVQSMGVLFCQGEVTRFISSSNRMKTASGREVTLKRIYEVHVKMDRSLEYQPVECAIVINAAGAWSGHVAELAGIGKGPPGTLQGTRLPVEPRKRYVYVWHCPQGPGLEAPLVTDMSGAYFRREGLGNNYLGGLSPTEEEEPDPGNLEVDYDFFHDKVWPSLAQRVPAFETLKVRSAWAGYYDYNTFDQNGVVGPHPLVANMYFATGFSGHGLQQAPGVGRAVAEMVLEGHFQTIDLSPFLFSRFYLGEKVQEHVII from the exons ATGCTCCCGAGGGTTCTGCGGCTCGGCTGGCGCCGGGGCCTCGTGACCCGGGGGCTGAGCGCACGCAGAGAAGGCTCCACGCTGGGTAAAG ACTGGGATGGAAAAGTGTCTGAGATTAAGAAGAAGATCCAGTCAATCCTGCCTGGAGGGGCCTGGAATCCACTTTATGACACCAGCCACCTGCCCCCCGAACACTCAGATGTGGTGATCGTGGGAGGTGGGGTGCTTGGCCTGTCTGTGGCCTATTGGCTGAAGAAGCTGGAGAAGCGACGAGGGGCCATTCGGGTGCTGGTGGTGGAACGGGACCACACG TATTTACAAGCCTCCACAGCACTTTCTATCGGCGGCATTCGTCAGCAGTTCTCATTGCCTGAGAACATACAGCTCTCCCTCTTTTCAGCCAGCTTTCTACGGAACATCAAT GAGTACCTGGCCGTAGTCGATGCCCCTCCCCTGGACCTGCAGTTCAACCCCTTGGGCTATCTCTTGCTAGCTTCGGAAAAGGGCGCTGCAACCATGGAGAGCAATGTGAAGGTGCAGAG GCAGGAAGGAGCCAAAGTTTGTCTGATGTCTCCTGAGCAGCTTCAGAACAAATTTCCCTGGATAAACACAGAGGGAGTGGCTTTGGCATCTTACG GGATGGAGAATGAAGGTTGGTTTGACCCCTGGTGCCTGCTCCAGGGGCTACGGCGAAAGGTCCAGTCCATGGGAGTCCTTTTCTGCCAGGGAGAGGTGACAC GTTTCATCTCTTCATCTAACCGCATGAAGACCGCAAGTGGGAGAGAGGTGACCTTGAAAAGGATCTATGAAGTCCAC GTGAAGATGGACCGCAGCCTGGAGTACCAGCCTGTGGAGTGTGCCATAGTGATCAACGCAGCAGGAGCCTGGTCTGGGCACGTCGCAGAGCTGGCTGGTATCGGGAAGGGGCCACCTGGCACCCTCCAGGGCACCAGGCTACCTGTGGAGCCGAGGAAGAG GTATGTGTACGTATGGCACTGCCCCCAGGGACCAGGCCTGGAGGCTCCACTAGTTACAGACATGAGTGGAGCCTATTTCCGCCGGGAAGGATTAGGCAACAACTACCTAGGTGGCCTTAGCCCCACTGAG GAGGAGGAACCAGATCCAGGGAACCTGGAAGTGGACTATGATTTCTTCCACGACAAGGTGTGGCCTTCTTTGGCCCAGAGAGTGCCAGCTTTCGAGACTCTGAAG GTGCGGAGTGCCTGGGCCGGCTACTATGACTACAACACCTTTGACCAGAACGGCGTGGTGGGCCCCCACCCGCTGGTTGCCAACATGTACTTTGCTACGGGCTTCAGTGGTCACGGGCTGCAGCAGGCCCCTGGCGTGGGGCGTGCCGTGGCAGAGATGGTGCTGGAGGGCCACTTCCAGACCATCGACCTGAGCCCCTTCCTCTTCAGCCGCTTTTACTTGGGAGAGAAGGTCCAGGAGCACGTCATCATCTGA